TAGCTAATGCGCAGTCAATAGTAGCAATTGCAGTAGCTTACCCCTCCAGATTAAAGAACCCGCCAAATAGTAAAAAAGGAGATCGCCGTGGTAATTTTTGTCGAGCTTCATGGGGAACGGATTATCATACAGTTCTAAATGAAAAGTTAGATAAATTGAGTGCCTTTATTGCGACAAAAATAACAGGATTCCAATTTCGATCAATGGTAGATACGGGTGAATTATCAGATCGAGCGGTAGCAGAGCGAGCAGGTATTGGTTTTAGTGGAAAAAATTCAATGATTATTACACCCGAGTTTGGATCTTATGTCTATTTGGGTGAGATGATAACAAATATTCCGTTTCCTCCCGATCAACCAGTTGATGATAGTTGTGGTGAGTGTACAAAATGTTTAGATGCTTGTCCAACAGGTGCACTAGTTGCACCTGGAAGGTTAAATGCACAAAATTGTATTGCATTTGTTACACAAACAAAAGGATTCTTGCCAGATAAATATCGTGAATTGATGGGCAATCAATTATATGGCTTTGATACATGCCAGTTAGTTTGTCCGAAAAATAAGCAAGTGGATACCCACCTACATCCTGAATTAGAACCTGATCCAGAACTTGTAAAGCCTAAATTACTTCCATTACTCTCCATGTCAAATCGTGAATTTAAGGAGAAATTTGGTTCAATGGCAGGAAGTTGGAGAGGGAAAAAGCCAATTCAGCGTAATGCTATTATTGCATTAGCTCATTATAAAGATGAAACAGCACTAGATGAGTTAACACGCTTAATGAAAGAAGATCCACGTCCGGTAATACGAGGAACTGCCGCATGGGCTATTGGGAAAATTGGTGTAACTTCAGGTTATGATGCAATTCGTGCTGCTCAATTAAACGAAGTGGATGGGGAAGTTTTAGAAGAAATGGAAAAAGGATTAAGATTTGAACAAACAAAAGTGAATGTATAACCTCAATGTTCATGCTCTTCTCACTAAGTTCATATAGATAGTGTAGAGGAGTTGATATAAATGCCATGGACAAAAAAACTTCAACACTATTGGCAAGAACAATTAGCCGTAGATCGTGCTTCAGTAGCCGATAATTGGATTGTATCAAAGAAAAAGTTACATGAACAAAGAGGTAATAAAGTACCGCACATGTATGGGCAAGGTAAAGTTATTAGAAGTAGATCAATAAATCAAAAAGAAGTACAAATTGACTATTTGTTAAGTGTCACGTTCTTAATTAAACAAGAATCAGATTTCTATCAAGAAGAGGAACAATGTGAACATCAATGTTCCTTCTATAAAGGAACGCTAGTAGAGGATAAACCTAAAATTGTAGAAACGACGCCATCAAAGGAAGTAGTTAAGACAGGTGCAGATGAACCGTTGCTAAAGATAAGAGAACAGCGGTTTTCTTATGATCGACGTAAAGCTGTTCAATATGCTGAACGTTGGTGGAACGATTATAATCCAGCATACAAAAAATTTGATGTAGATTGTACCAATTATGTTTCCCAATGCTTACATGCAGGGGGGGCTCCAATGAGGGGGTATTCTAATCGTTCCAATGGTTGGTGGTATCAAAATGAAAATTGGAGCTACAGTTGGGCTGTTGCCCATTCACTTAGGTGGTATTTAAGTGGATCGTCACAAGGTTTGAAAGGAAAAACCATTGAAGAGGCAAATCAACTACTTCCAGGTGATGTTATTTGCTATGACTTTGAAGGTGATGGGAAATGGGACCATAACACGATCGTTGTTAGTAAAGATGAAAGTGGAATGCCTTTAGTAAATGCCCATACAAACAATAGTAGACATCGGTATTGGGATTATCAAGACTCTTATGCATGGACACCAGAATGCAAATATAAGTTTTTTCGAATTGGTGAAGATTAAATGAATTTTATGCTATAATAAGCTAGTTATTATTGTTCTAGAGGTGAAAAAAATGGGCTTGCATGTCGTATTATATCAACCAGAGATCCCTGCCAATACAGGAAATATTGCACGGACTTGTTTAGCAACAAATGCAACATTACATCTTATTCATCCATTAGGATTTTCCACGGATGATAAAATGCTTCGTCGTGCTGGGCTCGATTACTGGCAAGATGTTAAAATTATGTATCATGATTCAATTGAAGAGTTATATGAGAAATTCCCTGTAAGTGAATTTTACTATATTGAGAATTTTGGTAAGAAGTATTACAGTGATTTTGATTTTAGTGATGCAGAAAAAGAACTTTTCTTTGTATTCGGTAGAGAAACAAATGGCATACCGAAATCTTTATTAGAAGGAAAAGAAGATCGCTGTTTACGAATTCAGATGGCGCAAAATGATAAGGTTCGCTCACTAAATCTCTCTAATACTGCAGCAATAATTGTCTATGATGTTTTAAAACAACAAGGGTTTCCAAATATGCATTAATAAAATAAGTGCGATTCATTTAGTGACAGACTAAATGAATCGCACTTATTTTATGCTAACAAGCATTCATTTTCTTTCGTCACCCGACATAGAATAAAAGTATCTAGTGAAAGGGATACTTAGGGAGGCAATTGGATGGACATATTGCGTAAAGTTAGAGAACATCGTGAAGAACAGGAAACATTAAAATGGGAAGGCACATTGGAAGATTATTTAGAACTTCTAAAGGAACGGCCTTATTTGGCTCAATCGGCACATTCACGGGTATATCAGATGATTCAGGATCAAGGAATAGAAGAAATAGATGGCCACAAACAATATAACTTTTTTAAAGATCAAATTTTTGGTTTAGAAGAGTCATTGGAACGGTTAATTGAAGAATACTTTCATCCAGCTGCAAAAAGACTTGATGTAAGAAAGCGAATACTATTATTGATGGGCCCTGTTAGTGGTGGTAAATCAACATTGGTTACTTTGTTGAAAAGGGGACTAGAGGAATATACCTTTACAGATAAGGGGGCAGTGTATGCTATCAAAGGTTGCCCAATGCATGAAGATCCGCTTCATCTAATTCCACATCATCTACGAGCCGAATTCGAACAAGATTATGGAATTAGGATAGAAGGTAATCTATCACCGCTTAATGTGATGCGTTTAGAAGAAGAGTATAAAGGTAGGATTGAAGATGTCTTAGTGGAACGAGTCTTCTTTTCAGAAGATAAACGTACCGGGATTGGTACTTTTAGTCCATCAGATCCTAAATCACAAGATATTGCTGATTTAACTGGTTCAATCGACTTCTCTACAATCGCAGAGTATGGTTCAGAGTCTGATCCGCGTGCTTATCGCTTCGATGGTGAATTAAATAAAGCAAATAGAGGGATGATGGAGTTTCAGGAGATGTTAAAATCTGATGAAAAATTCCTTTGGCACTTATTATCTTTAACACAAGAAGGAAACTTTAAAGCGGGAAGATTCGCACTGATTTCTGCAGATGAATTGATTGTTGCTCACACAAATGAATCAGAGTATCGCTCCTTTATTTCTAACAAAAAAAATGAAGCATTACACTCACGGATGATTGTAATGCCAATTCCATATAATTTAAAAATGAGTAAGGAAGAACAAATTTATCAGAAAATGATTCAAGAAAGTGATATCAAAGATGTGCATATCGCACCGCATACTTTGAAAGTGGCAGCTATGTTTACTACCCTAACGCGTTTAAAGGAATCAGCAAAAGGTAGCATAAGTTTACTTAAAAAAATGTATCTATATGATGGTCAAACCGTTGAAGGTTTTAGTGATACAGATGTACCAGAGTTGAAAAAGGAATTTAATGATGAAGGAATGAGTGGAATTGATCCAAGGTATGTTATTAATCGTATTTCATCTACTATTATAAAAAAAGAGATGAATTCCATTAATGCCTTAGATGTGTTGCGTTCATTAAAAGATGGTTTAGATGCCCATGCTTCTATTTCAAAAGAACAAAGGGAAAGCTATTTAAACTTTATTTCTATTGCGCGCAAAGAATATGACGAATTAGCGAAAAAAGAAGTACAAAAAGCATTTGTTTATTCATACGAAGAATCAGCTAAGACGCTTATGGATAATTATTTAGATAACGTGGAAGCATTTTGTAATAAATCAAAGTTAGAAGATCCTTTAACGGGCGAGGAAATGCAACCAGATGAAAAGCTAATGCGATCTATTGAAGAGCAAATTGGTATCTCTGAAAATGCAAAAAAGGCGTTTCGTGAGGAAATTTTAATTCGGATTTCTGCCTATGCGAGAAAAGGAAAGAAATTTGATTATCAATCACATGAACGCTTACGTGAAGCAATTCAGAAAAAACTTTTTGCGGATCTAAAAGACGTAGTGAAAATTACCACTTCATCGAAAACACCAGATGAACAACAATTGAAAAAAATGAATGAAGTTGTTGCAACATTGATTGATGAATATGGATATAATTCAACGTCTGCAAATGATTTGTTACGTTATGTTGGAAGTCTTTTAAATCGTTAATCCTCCATATGGGGGGATTTTTTTTATTGTTTACAAAAAACACAAAAATTTGGACGAATATCACATTGTTTCCATGAAAAGAATAGGTTATATTAAGAAATAAGAGTTACTTAGAAGACATGGAGGGATTTCACGTGACGAAAAGAGAATCAAAGGAGCGATTCTGGCGCAATATTCATGCTGCTAACAGAAGCTACATCGAAGAACAATATCGCATGTTTTTACAAAACGCTACTAGCGTTCCTACATCCTTTCGTGACATGTTTGAGCAATATGGTGCCCCTAATTGGGCTGACCAGTCTATAAATGAAGAAAATAGAAACGATATATCGTTTGATATGATAAAAAAGGTAACTGCCACCATACAACTTGTTGAAGCCATTCGGCGATATGGACATCTAGCAGCTAAGATCTATCCTGTAGGGAGAAAGAAAAATCGACATTCGACATTAATATTACCTGTGAGCTATGGTTTGACTGAAGAAGATTTAATGGCTATTCCTGCAACACTAATTTGGGAAACACCTCAACTTGGGCTTGAGACAGCACATGATATTATTGAGATGTTAAAAAGCTGTTATTCTAATACGATATCTTTTGAATATGATCATGTAAATCAACATGAAGAGCGGAAATGGTTACAGGACCAGATTGAATTAGGAGATTATAGGGTTCCTTTTTCAGAAAGTAAGAAAAAGAATTTATTAACAAATTTAATTGAAGTAGAGGGATTTGAAAAGTTTCTTGGGAAAACATTTGTTGCACAAAAAAGATTCTCTATTGAAGGTTTAGATGTTATGGTCCCGATGTTAAATTTACTTGTTCAACAATCTTTATATGATGAGACAGAAAATGTCATGATTGGTATGGCCCATCGTGGCCGATTAAGTGTCTTAACACATATTTTAGGTAAACCATTTGATTTATTATTCTCTGAGTTTCATCATGCACAGAACAAAGCATTACTTCCAATTTCTAATACGCATTCTATTACGTATGGTTGGACTGGAGATGTTAAATACCACTTTGGGGCAAAGCGTGATATTGGTAAAGAGAAACCTTCTCCAACTCGAATTACGTTAGCGCATAATCCATCACATTTGGAATTTGTAAATCCAGTGGTAGAAGGTTTTACACGTGCTTGTCAAGATTATCGTTTTCAATCGGGGTACCCAAAACAGGACCAAGATAAAGCGTTTAGTATTCTAATCCATGGTGATGCTGCGTTTATTGGGCAAGGTGTAGTCGCCGAGACACTTAATTTAAGTGCTTTACCGGGTTATCAAACCGGCGGAACCATTCACTTAATTGCTAATAACCAAATCGGCTTTACAACAAATCATGAACAGAGTAGATCGACGCGTTATGCTAGTGACTTAGCCAAGGGATTTGAGATTCCAATTGTACATGTTAATGCGGATGATCCAGAAGCGTGTCTTTCGGCAATGAAATTGGCATGTGCTTACCGTAAGAAATTCCATAAAGATTTCTTGATTGATCTTGTTGGTTATCGTCGCTACGGCCACAATGAAATGGATGAGCCTAGAGCAACGCAACCAGCACTTTATCAAGAAATTGATCAGCATCCAACAGTCACAGCACTTTATGCTAATAAGTTAATAAAAGAATCGATTATAGATGCTGGTGCATTCCATTCTATCCAACAAAAAGTATGGAATGATCTGCAAGAGATATATGAAAACATGAAAGAAAATAATAATGATACGTATGAACCAAAGGCTGCACCAACAGCGTTAGCTTATGGATTGGAACAATTTAATACTGCAGTGCCATTTCAATTACTAGATCAATTAAATAGTAAGTTACTAAATCGTCCAGAAGGTTTTACTACATTTCAAAAGTTGGAAACAATTTTAAAGAAGCGGGCCAGAGCATTTGATGAGAATCAAACAGTTGATTGGGCAAGTGCAGAGGTTTTAGCCTATGCTTCGATTTTGACAGATGGTATTCCAATTCGTTTGACAGGTCAGGATACAGAACGTGGAACATTTGCGCATCGTCATCTCATGTTACACGATGTGCATACTGGCGATCGTTATTGTCCATTGCATGGTTTAGGTAATAGCACAGCATCATTTTCTATTCATAATAGTCCATTATCAGAAGTTGCAGTATTAGGATTTGAATATGGTTATAGTGTTGAAGCACCAAAAACACTGGTTATATGGGAAGCCCAGTTTGGCGATTTTGCAAATGTGGGTCAAGTTATGTTCGACCAGTTTATTTCGTCAGGCCGAGCGAAATGGGGAGAAAAATCAAATATGGTATTTTTATTACCACATGGTTATGAAGGGCAGGGGCCTGAACATTCGAGTGCTCGACTGGAACGTTTTTTATCTTCAGCTGCAGAAAACAATTGGATTATTGCAAACGTCACAACAAGCGCACAATACTTCCATCTATTACGAAGGCAAGCAGCCCTGGTCGACAGTGACGCAGCTCGTCCGCTCATTGTGATGACGCCTAAAAGCTTGTTACGACATGCTGCTGTTGTTTCGCACATCGATCTATTGTCAGAGGGTAGATTTGAAACTTGTATGTCAACTAGTAAAGTAGACGGGGATTATAGTAGCGTTAAACGTATTATAATTGGTAGTGGTAAAGTTATGATTGATTTGAATGAAGCGTTAATCAAATTAGACAATACAGATTGGGTACATGTCATTCGTCTAGAGCAAATCTATCCATTCCCAAAGAGTGAAATTGATTATATTTTCGCTGCTTGTGAAGGTTTAGAGGAAGTGATTTGGATTCAGGAAGAACCAGAAAATATGGGGGCATGGAATTTTGTGAAAGATAGGTTATACCGTCTATTGCCAGAAACAGTCAGACTACGATTTGTTGGTAGATGGGAAAGATCAGCACCTGCTGTAGGTGACTTGTCTATTCATAAAAACGAACAAAAGCATATTATTGAAACTGCTCTAGAAGACAGAACAAGTGCTTTTCAGAAACCTGCATATTTTGTTAAATAATCTTAGGCGGGAGGGTGTCCTGATGATCGAATTGAAAATTCCAGAGTTGGCTGAATCTATTACAGGTGGAACAGTTGTAGAATGGCTTGTAGAAACAGGAGATACAGTAAAAAAAGGAGATCCTGTTTTAGAAATAGAAACGGATAAAATTAATGTAGAAATACCCGCAAATGCTAGTGGTGTCATAACATCTATTCATAAGCAAGTGGAAGAAGAAGTACTAGTCGGTGACATTGTTGCTATCATCAATGATAAGGAAGAATTAACTGGTAATAAACCAGGTAAAGATGAAAAAGAATCTAGATTACGAGAGCGTGCCATTCATACTGGCGAATTTAAAAAGGCTGAGGATTACATTGTAGCAACGCCTTCAGTTAGGAAAAAGGCGCGACAGTTAGCTATCGATCTAAGAGAATTAAATGGACAAGATCACATTAAGAGGATTCAGCATAGCGACATAGAAGCGTTTGCTAAACAAAAAGATTTAATAGTAGGAAATAAATCTCTAACAAACGCTTCTGAAGAAGTAGAAAAACAAGTAACGAATACATTCATAAAAGAACCTACTAAACAGATCGAAAGAGTTAAAATGAGTCCTCGTCGTCGTACGATTGCCAAACGATTAGTGGAAGCACAACAAGAGGCAGCGATGCTAACAACATTTAATGAAATTGACTTATCAGTTGTGATGGAGATTCGTGCCAAACGAAAGGATGCATTTTTAAAGAAACATGGTGTTAAGCTAGGTTTGATGTCATTTTTTACGAAAGCAGTTGTTATGGCACTTAAGGAATTTCCGATTTTAAATGCAGAGCTACAAAGTGATGAAATTTTATTGAAGAAGTTTTATGATATTGGAATAGCAGTATCTACTAATGATGGTTTAGTTGTACCAGTACTTCGCGAAGCAGATAAACTTGGATTTGCTCAAATTGAAACAGAAATAAGCCGATTAGGTGAGAAAGCAAAGGCAAGGAAGTTAGAACTAAGCGATTTACAGGGTGGAACGTTTACTATAACAAATGGTGGGGTATTTGGTTCATTATTTTCAACACCTATTCTAAATGCACCCCAGGTCGGGATTTTGGGAATGCACACCATTCAGAAAAGGCCGGTTGTATTAGAAGACGATACCATTACAGTTAGACCAATGATGTATGTTGCACTTTCATATGACCATCGTATTATTGATGGAAAAGATGCTGTTCAATTTCTGATGTATGTAAAACGATTACTTGAAACACCATATGATCTTTTATTAGAAAGTTAATTCCAAGAGTCACATTAGATGTGACTCTTTATTTTTATGTTAATTAAATTAATTGATTTTTCTAAAATCTTAATCAAAACAATATCTACTGCATATAATAAGAAAACACACACAATAAGGAGGGGATTTACACATGTCTAAAAGTTTCTTGATTTCAGAAGATGACTGGTCACTTCATCGCAAGGGATATGATGATCAAAAGCGTCATCAAGATAAGATTAAAGATGTTCTTAAGCAGAAGCTCCCCGACCTCGTAAGTGAAGAAAGTATTGTTATGTCTAGAGGGAAAAATATTATTCGAATTCCAATTCGTTCATTAGATGAATATAAAATCCGCTACAGTCAGGAGAAAAATAAACAAGCAGGGCAAGGTGATGGTGAAAGTAAGGTTGGTGACACTGTTGCAAAGGGTGGAAAGCCTAAACAAGGTAATGGAACAGGTGAAGGAGCCGGTGATCAACCTGGAACGGATTATTATGAGGCTGAAATATCTATGGAAGAGTTACAAGAAGCTTTTTTTAGTCAACTAGAGTTACCTAATTTACAAGAAAAAGAGAAAGATAATATCGTACTAACTGATGTAACCTTTAATGATATTCGAAAAAAAGGTTTAGAAGGTAATATTGATAAGAAACGTACTTTATTAGAAGCCTACAAACGAAATGCAAGGCAAGGAAGTGCTGTATTTCATCCAATTTATCCCGATGATTTACGATTTAAAACGTGGAATGAAATTGAAAAGCCGCAATCTAAAGCAGTTGTCTTAGCAATGATGGATACGAGTGGAAGTATGGGGCAATTCGAGAAATATATGGCACGTAGCTTCTTTTTTTGGATGACACGTTTTCTTCGGACTAACTATGCAACAGTAGATATTGAATTTATAGCGCATCATACGGAGGCTAAAGTAGTAGATGAAGAAGCATTTTTTTCTAGAGGTGAAAGTGGAGGAACCATCTGTTCATCAGCTTATAAAAAGGCATTAGAATTGATTGAATCAAAATATGATCCTGCGCAATATAATATTTATCCTTTTCATTTATCTGATGGTGATAACCTTACCTCAGATAACAGACGTTGTGTAGCATTGGTAAAAGAACTGTTATCATACGCAAGTTTATTCGGTTATGCGGAAGTAAATCAATATCAGCGTCATTCTACATTAATGCAAGTATTTAAAGAATTTGATCAACCAAATCTTGATCATTTTATTTTGCGAAAAAAAGAAGATGTTTATTATGCGATGCAACACTTCTTTAAAAATGATAAAAAGGAAGTATATGCATAATAGATTTGTAATAATATATCAATTTAAAAGACCAAATCGAACATTGATTTGGTCTTTTATTGATTGATAATAAATAGATAAGTTTCCTATATATATATGCTAAAATAAATTTAAAAGAAAACAAGGGAGAGCGAAAAATGTTAATACATAGGATTGATGGAGAAGTCTCATTGAGAATGTTTAATGAAAGTGACGCTGAAGAATTTTACAATTTAACGATTAGTTCAAAAGACTATCTAAGAGAATGGCTTGGATGGCTTGACTATATTGAAAGTATAGAAGATACTACTCAAAATATCAAAACGAGATTAAAGGCTTTTGCAGAAAATGGTGGCTACCCAAAATCTTTTGCGATAATTTATAAGGGAGATATTGCAGGAACAATTGGATTTAATACTCTTAATAAAAACGATAAAATGGGTGACATTGGTTATTGGTTAGGTAAAGATTTTCAAGGTAATGGTATTATGACAAGGGCTTTTATGTCTATAATTGATTATGGATTTAACGAACTTGGACTTAATAGAATTGAGATAAGCGTCGCTACTGATAACAAAAAAAGTAGAGCTCTTCCTGAACGTTTTGGTTTTAAAGTAGAAGCTGAATTAAGACAAGCAGAATGGCTGTATGACCATTATGTAGACCACGTTATTTATGGACTTTTGGCGGAAGAAATAGAAAAAATCCATGTTTAAAAAATAAAAACGCTCAACGTACTTGAAGAATTCCAAGTGTGTTGAGCGTTTTTCTAGTTTTTAAGGTGTCCAATATGTGTAATCATCGCTTTCCCATAAAGTAAGGAATAAATCATTCCATTCTGTTGCTAATGTAGTATTTTCAATGGAAAAAAGAAGTTCTTGATTTTCTTCACTAGAGTTGTCTGTATAATTAAATGAACCAGCCACTACTGTTGTTTGATCTGCAATTGTTAATTTTAAATGCATTTTAGTTTCGGTATTTATCTTGATTGGAATACCAGCTTCCGAAAGTGAGGTAAAAATCTCCTCACTATCTTCATTCGTTATCTTTTCTTGATCTGTTATTATCTGAATAGCTACACCACGCTGATTTGCCTCAAGTATAGCCTCTGAAATAACTGTATCATCAAGATTATAAATAGCTATATCAAGGCTTTCGGTTGAATTGTTAATGATATCTAGCAATTGTTGTTCGGGATCTCCCTCCAAATTACTGAGAGAATAGGAGATTTTGCTTCCATTTGCATCTATTTCATTTGTATTGTTATCAAAGATGAAATAGACATTTAACAGGATGGAAAGTGCCAAAAAGACACTAAAAATTTTATTCATAAAATGTTCCTTTCTTAGGTGAGATGATATCCTCTACATTACCGATTATAAGATTCATTTCTTAAAAATCCCTTAACTGCCAATAGTATATTTATTTAAAAGATAGTTTTTTCAGAATATTGTATTTACTTTTTGTCAGAAAGTGTTACTATATGTATACTTTACGATTTTAACAGGGGGAAATGGATATGGTAACATTTTTACTTGCATTATTTGCACTTATACTTGGTTATATTTTTTATTCTAAATTTGTCGAGAAAGTTTTTGTAGTAAACGATGAAACAGTTACACCTGCATATAGTAAGCGTGATAATT
The nucleotide sequence above comes from Paraliobacillus zengyii. Encoded proteins:
- the queG gene encoding tRNA epoxyqueuosine(34) reductase QueG; translated protein: MAYEQLKAEIIAYSKEIGIDKIGFAASNEFSEMKSRLKLQQEDGYQSGFEKGTIEERTEPELLLANAQSIVAIAVAYPSRLKNPPNSKKGDRRGNFCRASWGTDYHTVLNEKLDKLSAFIATKITGFQFRSMVDTGELSDRAVAERAGIGFSGKNSMIITPEFGSYVYLGEMITNIPFPPDQPVDDSCGECTKCLDACPTGALVAPGRLNAQNCIAFVTQTKGFLPDKYRELMGNQLYGFDTCQLVCPKNKQVDTHLHPELEPDPELVKPKLLPLLSMSNREFKEKFGSMAGSWRGKKPIQRNAIIALAHYKDETALDELTRLMKEDPRPVIRGTAAWAIGKIGVTSGYDAIRAAQLNEVDGEVLEEMEKGLRFEQTKVNV
- a CDS encoding amidase domain-containing protein, whose product is MPWTKKLQHYWQEQLAVDRASVADNWIVSKKKLHEQRGNKVPHMYGQGKVIRSRSINQKEVQIDYLLSVTFLIKQESDFYQEEEQCEHQCSFYKGTLVEDKPKIVETTPSKEVVKTGADEPLLKIREQRFSYDRRKAVQYAERWWNDYNPAYKKFDVDCTNYVSQCLHAGGAPMRGYSNRSNGWWYQNENWSYSWAVAHSLRWYLSGSSQGLKGKTIEEANQLLPGDVICYDFEGDGKWDHNTIVVSKDESGMPLVNAHTNNSRHRYWDYQDSYAWTPECKYKFFRIGED
- the trmL gene encoding tRNA (uridine(34)/cytosine(34)/5-carboxymethylaminomethyluridine(34)-2'-O)-methyltransferase TrmL, which gives rise to MGLHVVLYQPEIPANTGNIARTCLATNATLHLIHPLGFSTDDKMLRRAGLDYWQDVKIMYHDSIEELYEKFPVSEFYYIENFGKKYYSDFDFSDAEKELFFVFGRETNGIPKSLLEGKEDRCLRIQMAQNDKVRSLNLSNTAAIIVYDVLKQQGFPNMH
- a CDS encoding PrkA family serine protein kinase, which encodes MDILRKVREHREEQETLKWEGTLEDYLELLKERPYLAQSAHSRVYQMIQDQGIEEIDGHKQYNFFKDQIFGLEESLERLIEEYFHPAAKRLDVRKRILLLMGPVSGGKSTLVTLLKRGLEEYTFTDKGAVYAIKGCPMHEDPLHLIPHHLRAEFEQDYGIRIEGNLSPLNVMRLEEEYKGRIEDVLVERVFFSEDKRTGIGTFSPSDPKSQDIADLTGSIDFSTIAEYGSESDPRAYRFDGELNKANRGMMEFQEMLKSDEKFLWHLLSLTQEGNFKAGRFALISADELIVAHTNESEYRSFISNKKNEALHSRMIVMPIPYNLKMSKEEQIYQKMIQESDIKDVHIAPHTLKVAAMFTTLTRLKESAKGSISLLKKMYLYDGQTVEGFSDTDVPELKKEFNDEGMSGIDPRYVINRISSTIIKKEMNSINALDVLRSLKDGLDAHASISKEQRESYLNFISIARKEYDELAKKEVQKAFVYSYEESAKTLMDNYLDNVEAFCNKSKLEDPLTGEEMQPDEKLMRSIEEQIGISENAKKAFREEILIRISAYARKGKKFDYQSHERLREAIQKKLFADLKDVVKITTSSKTPDEQQLKKMNEVVATLIDEYGYNSTSANDLLRYVGSLLNR
- a CDS encoding 2-oxoglutarate dehydrogenase E1 component — translated: MEGFHVTKRESKERFWRNIHAANRSYIEEQYRMFLQNATSVPTSFRDMFEQYGAPNWADQSINEENRNDISFDMIKKVTATIQLVEAIRRYGHLAAKIYPVGRKKNRHSTLILPVSYGLTEEDLMAIPATLIWETPQLGLETAHDIIEMLKSCYSNTISFEYDHVNQHEERKWLQDQIELGDYRVPFSESKKKNLLTNLIEVEGFEKFLGKTFVAQKRFSIEGLDVMVPMLNLLVQQSLYDETENVMIGMAHRGRLSVLTHILGKPFDLLFSEFHHAQNKALLPISNTHSITYGWTGDVKYHFGAKRDIGKEKPSPTRITLAHNPSHLEFVNPVVEGFTRACQDYRFQSGYPKQDQDKAFSILIHGDAAFIGQGVVAETLNLSALPGYQTGGTIHLIANNQIGFTTNHEQSRSTRYASDLAKGFEIPIVHVNADDPEACLSAMKLACAYRKKFHKDFLIDLVGYRRYGHNEMDEPRATQPALYQEIDQHPTVTALYANKLIKESIIDAGAFHSIQQKVWNDLQEIYENMKENNNDTYEPKAAPTALAYGLEQFNTAVPFQLLDQLNSKLLNRPEGFTTFQKLETILKKRARAFDENQTVDWASAEVLAYASILTDGIPIRLTGQDTERGTFAHRHLMLHDVHTGDRYCPLHGLGNSTASFSIHNSPLSEVAVLGFEYGYSVEAPKTLVIWEAQFGDFANVGQVMFDQFISSGRAKWGEKSNMVFLLPHGYEGQGPEHSSARLERFLSSAAENNWIIANVTTSAQYFHLLRRQAALVDSDAARPLIVMTPKSLLRHAAVVSHIDLLSEGRFETCMSTSKVDGDYSSVKRIIIGSGKVMIDLNEALIKLDNTDWVHVIRLEQIYPFPKSEIDYIFAACEGLEEVIWIQEEPENMGAWNFVKDRLYRLLPETVRLRFVGRWERSAPAVGDLSIHKNEQKHIIETALEDRTSAFQKPAYFVK
- the odhB gene encoding 2-oxoglutarate dehydrogenase complex dihydrolipoyllysine-residue succinyltransferase, which gives rise to MIELKIPELAESITGGTVVEWLVETGDTVKKGDPVLEIETDKINVEIPANASGVITSIHKQVEEEVLVGDIVAIINDKEELTGNKPGKDEKESRLRERAIHTGEFKKAEDYIVATPSVRKKARQLAIDLRELNGQDHIKRIQHSDIEAFAKQKDLIVGNKSLTNASEEVEKQVTNTFIKEPTKQIERVKMSPRRRTIAKRLVEAQQEAAMLTTFNEIDLSVVMEIRAKRKDAFLKKHGVKLGLMSFFTKAVVMALKEFPILNAELQSDEILLKKFYDIGIAVSTNDGLVVPVLREADKLGFAQIETEISRLGEKAKARKLELSDLQGGTFTITNGGVFGSLFSTPILNAPQVGILGMHTIQKRPVVLEDDTITVRPMMYVALSYDHRIIDGKDAVQFLMYVKRLLETPYDLLLES
- the yhbH gene encoding sporulation protein YhbH, which codes for MSKSFLISEDDWSLHRKGYDDQKRHQDKIKDVLKQKLPDLVSEESIVMSRGKNIIRIPIRSLDEYKIRYSQEKNKQAGQGDGESKVGDTVAKGGKPKQGNGTGEGAGDQPGTDYYEAEISMEELQEAFFSQLELPNLQEKEKDNIVLTDVTFNDIRKKGLEGNIDKKRTLLEAYKRNARQGSAVFHPIYPDDLRFKTWNEIEKPQSKAVVLAMMDTSGSMGQFEKYMARSFFFWMTRFLRTNYATVDIEFIAHHTEAKVVDEEAFFSRGESGGTICSSAYKKALELIESKYDPAQYNIYPFHLSDGDNLTSDNRRCVALVKELLSYASLFGYAEVNQYQRHSTLMQVFKEFDQPNLDHFILRKKEDVYYAMQHFFKNDKKEVYA
- a CDS encoding GNAT family N-acetyltransferase, coding for MLIHRIDGEVSLRMFNESDAEEFYNLTISSKDYLREWLGWLDYIESIEDTTQNIKTRLKAFAENGGYPKSFAIIYKGDIAGTIGFNTLNKNDKMGDIGYWLGKDFQGNGIMTRAFMSIIDYGFNELGLNRIEISVATDNKKSRALPERFGFKVEAELRQAEWLYDHYVDHVIYGLLAEEIEKIHV
- a CDS encoding phospholipase D-like domain-containing protein encodes the protein MNKIFSVFLALSILLNVYFIFDNNTNEIDANGSKISYSLSNLEGDPEQQLLDIINNSTESLDIAIYNLDDTVISEAILEANQRGVAIQIITDQEKITNEDSEEIFTSLSEAGIPIKINTETKMHLKLTIADQTTVVAGSFNYTDNSSEENQELLFSIENTTLATEWNDLFLTLWESDDYTYWTP